From Acipenser ruthenus chromosome 23, fAciRut3.2 maternal haplotype, whole genome shotgun sequence, the proteins below share one genomic window:
- the LOC131699667 gene encoding leucine-rich repeat transmembrane neuronal protein 2-like: protein MGFHSRWPLVGPTPVALYMISMLLRLLPASGTACPQKCRCEDLLFYCDSQDLQAPPDGVDRGALGLSLRHNSITELQPDQFSGFSQLTWLHLDHNQISTVREDAFQGLYKLKELVLSSNSITQLPNSTFVHLINLQNLDFSFNQMTSLEPELFHGLRKLQTLHLRSNSLRTTPVRVFWDCRSLEFLDLSNNRLRSVARNGFAGLIKLRELHLEHNQLTKINLAHFPRLINLQTLFLQWNKISNVTCGMEWIWTTLEKLDLTGNDIRSISPEVFETLPNLKVLLLDTNKLTSLDPRTLGLWKSVTTVGLSGNMWECTKSICSLATWLSMFKGRWEHSIVCHSPEYAQGEDILDAVYGFQLCQNFSAAVAAPTTGSPEVSLPQETPSDFYGLWITPTQDFHAQDVGSFTTMTVPATTSPTTNPTTVAAAEVNTEEDFPEADNTLLTQQVIIGTMALLFSFFLIIFVVYVSRRCCPPTLRRIRHCSTVQNRRQMRTQVRQPMADLATQVPYNEYEPSHEEGALVIINGYGQCKCQQLPYKECEV from the exons ATGG GTTTCCATTCAAGGTGGCCATTGGTGGGACCAACACCAGTGGCACTCTATATGATCAGCATGCTGCTCCGCCTGTTGCCTGCATCAGGCACGGCCTGCCCTCAGAAATGTCGCTGCGAGGACTTGCTGTTTTACTGTGACTCGCAGGATTTACAGGCACCACCAGACGGTGTGGACCGGGGGGCCCTGGGTCTCTCGCTACGTCACAACAGTATCACCGAGCTGCAGCCAGATCAGTTCTCTGGCTTTAGCCAGCTCACCTGGCTCCACTTGGACCACAACCAAATTTCAACGGTGCGGGAGGACGCATTCCAGGGGCTCTACAAGCTGAAGGAGCTGGTTCTGAGCTCGAACAGCATTACCCAGCTACCCAACAGCACCTTCGTCCATCTCATTAACCTTCAAAACCTGGACTTCTCCTTCAACCAGATGACGTCCCTGGAGCCAGAGCTTTTTCATGGGTTGCGCAAGCTCCAAACCCTGCACCTGCGTTCCAACTCCCTCCGAACCACTCCAGTCCGGGTCTTCTGGGACTGCCGAAGCCTAGAGTTCCTGGACCTCAGCAACAACCGCCTGAGGAGCGTGGCCAGAAATGGCTTTGCAGGATTAATTAAACTAAGGGAGCTCCACTTGGAGCACAACCAGTTGACCAAGATCAATTTAGCCCATTTCCCCAGGCTGATCAATCTCCAAACACTTTTTCTGCAGTGGAACAAGATCAGCAATGTTACCTGCGGGATGGAGTGGATTTGGACAACTTTGGAGAAGCTAGATCTCACTGGGAACGACATCCGCTCAATCTCCCCGGAAGTGTTTGAAACCTTGCCCAACCTCAAGGTGCTCTTGCTGGACACCAACAAGCTAACCAGCCTTGACCCTCGGACCTTGGGCTTATGGAAGTCTGTAACTACTGTAGGGCTTTCAGGCAACATGTGGGAATGTACCAAAAGTATCTGCTCTCTAGCTACTTGGCTCAGCATGTTTAAGGGCAGGTGGGAACATTCCATAGTGTGCCACAGTCCGGAGTATGCACAGGGTGAGGATATACTGGACGCAGTTTATGGGTTCCAGCTCTGTCAGAATTTCTCAGCAGCAGTAGCTGCACCAACAACGGGTTCCCCAGAGGTTAGTTTGCCTCAAGAGACCCCAAGTGATTTTTATGGACTATGGATAACCCCCACACAGGACTTCCATGCACAGGATGTAGGGAGCTTCACTACAATGACTGTACCTGCCACAACTTCCCCCACAACAAACCCCACCACCGTGGCAGCAGCCGAGGTCAACACAGAGGAAGACTTTCCAGAGGCAGACAATACCCTCCTTACCCAACAGGTCATCATAGGCACAATGGCCCTTTTGTTTTCCTTCTTTCTTATTATCTTCGTGGTCTACGTCTCGCGCAGGTGTTGCCCGCCCACATTGCGCCGGATTAGGCACTGCTCAACCGTGCAGAACCGCCGACAGATGAGGACCCAGGTGCGGCAGCCCATGGCGGACCTCGCCACACAGGTTCCATATAATGAATACGAGCCCAGCCACGAGGAAGGTGCGCTGGTCATCATCAACGGGTACGGACAGTGCAAGTGCCAGCAGCTGCCTTACAAAGAGTGTGAAGTATGA